From a single Triplophysa rosa linkage group LG1, Trosa_1v2, whole genome shotgun sequence genomic region:
- the tjp1a gene encoding tight junction protein ZO-1 isoform X7, producing MKYQKYITVMQMAMGVTASNKDDCIPPKRQLWVPPCSDAPAASVAAPPAATVSQGKPSLRRIKGRIHKSKSLDSIDLLDGNTTTMEETVIWEQHTVTLHRAPGFGFGIAISGGRDNPHFQSGETSIVISDVLKGGPAEGLLQENDRVVMVNGVSMDNVEHAYAVQQLRKSGKNAKITIRRKRKVQLPVTRGGDRETMSEREEEDDTEEDDFEGPARSGGASGGTSRRNERSGSAGRRDHSASRERSISPRSDRRSVASNVPPRPSKVTLVKSRKSEEYGLRLASHIFVKDISPESLAARDGNIQEGDVVLKINGTVTENLSLIDAKKLIERSKGKLKMVVQRDERATLLNIPDMDDSIPSANSDRDDISEIHSLTSNHSHERTRRSRSRSPDKRSEPSDISSQSPQQMSNGSHRSREEDRISKPAAVSTPVKIAEDALLALPTEQPGDKQIPPLPEPKPVYAQPGQPDVDLPVSPTDAPVPSVTHDDSILRPSMKLVKFKKGESVGLRLAGGNDVGIFVAGVLEDSPAAKEGLEEGDQILRVNNVDFANIIREEAVLFLLDLPRGEEVTILAQKKKDVYRRIVESDVGDSFYIRTHFEYEKESPYGLSFNKGEVFRVVDTLYNGKLGSWLAIRIGKNHQEVERGIIPNKNRAEQLSSVQYTLPKTAGGDRADFWRFRGLRSSKRNLRKSREDLSAQPVQTKFPAYERVVLREAGFLRPVVIFGPIADVARDKLAREVPDLFELAKTQHPDGREKSEPKDAGTDQRSSGIIRLHTIKEIIDRDKHAVLDITPNAVDRLNYAQWYPIVVFLNPDSKQGVKSMRTRLCSESRKSARKLHERALKLRKNNHHLFTATINMNNMNDGWYGALKETIQQQQNQLVWVSEGKADGTPNDDLDLHDDRLSYLSAPGSEYSMYSTDSRHTSDYEDTDTEGGAYTDQELDETLNDDVGLPSEPAITRSSEPVREDPPVIQEPPGYGGYQPEPLNRIDPAGFKAPAPQQMYKKDIYHTNEPAEVNRNPMQPKYGSQQPLYQEDKPYRDYNLQPYHYDGGYMEPKARNLDPHMHFDNRVPPYEEQWAPYDHQSGYDPHMPYDDGLNRYGHPQTRHDTSYDSSRPRYSKPSTGPIRHDEPPPPVTGGYDARPQYDQSSSRSPEPPKQYYDPSQRPSYTQPQQRGYMNTEASVTPPKSESVSPPAEPAPLPPPPAEAGDDLAMKHQSVLTRVKMFENKRSVSVDRARESADSGLRPVDMVPKPGAASVPKANSLSNLDQEKTFRAPEPQQPQPKVADDIIRSDNTDPDEDEEYYRKQLSYFDRRSFDNKPSNPQLTPVIKPAQPQSQPGYYPRADSVEKTNPVPPVNPAVPPPTLPKPAATPPLDPHGSPKVKPLNHEDTVQSNYLPQKSFPEKSPVNGTSEPPKPNSVPATSSYNRFVPKPYTTSARPFERKFDSPKFNHNLLPNDSQNKVDDVKAPISNSVKPQSSPQPADHDSGVDTFTRTMDQKSKYQQNNINAVPKAIPVSPSALEDDDDDSHTVVATARGIFNSNGGVLSSIETGVSIIIPNGAIPEGVEQEIYFKVCRDNSILPPLDKEKGETLLSPLVMCGPHGLKFLKPVELRLPHCASMTPDGWSFALKSSDSSSGDPKNWQNKSLPGDPNYLVGANCVSVLIDHF from the exons AGAGAATGATCGAGTGGTGATGGTAAATGGTGTCTCCATGGACAATGTGGAACATGCTTATGCTGTTCAGCAGCTGAGGAAGAGCGGGAAAAATGCCAAAATT ACTATACGCAGAAAGCGAAAGGTGCAGCTTCCCGTAACACGGGGAGGAGACCGAGAGACCATGTCAGAGCGAGAGGAAGAGGACGACACGGAGGAAGATGATTTTGAGGGTCCAGCACGTTCAGGGGGTGCGAGCGGCGGCACGAGTAGAAGAAACGAGCGCAGTGGCAGTGCCGGGCGACGGGACCACAGTGCTTCCCGTGAGAGGAGTATCTCCCCACGCTCGGACCGGCGATCGGTCGCGTCCAACGTCCCGCCTCGACCTTCCAAAGTCACGCTTGTAAAATCCCGCAAGAGTGAAG AATACGGTTTGCGTCTGGCCAGCCACATATTTGTAAAGGACATTTCTCCAGAGAGCCTTGCAGCCCGTGATGGCAACATACAAGAGGGAGACGTCGTCCTCAAG ATCAACGGCACCGTGACGGAGAACCTATCCTTAATAGATGCAAAGAAGCTGATCGAGCGATCGAAAGGCAAGCTGAAGATGGTGGTGCAGAGAGACGAGAGAGCCACACTCCTCAACATTCCTGATATGGATGACAGCATTCCCTCAGCTAATTCAGACCGAGATG ACATTTCAGAAATCCATTCACTGACATCAAATCATTCCCACGAGCGCACCCGCCGCAGTCGTTCCCGTTCCCCCGACAAACGCTCAGAGCCCTCCGACATATCCAGCCAGTCTCCCCAACAGATGAGCAACGGCAG tcACAGAAGTCGTGAGGAGGATCGCATCTCTAAACCAGCGGCTGTGTCCACTCCAGTTAAGATAGCTGAGGATGCACTTCTGGCCCTGCCCACCGAACAGCCTGGGGACAAACAGATCCCCCCACTGCCAG agcCAAAACCTGTGTATGCACAACCTGGGCAACCTGATGTTGATCTGCCAGTGAGCCCTACAGATGCCCCTGTGCCCAGCGTCACCCATGATGACAGCATCCTCCG GCCTAGTATGAAGCTGGTGAAGTTTAAGAAAGGAGAAAGTGTTGGATTGAGACTGGCAGGAGGTAATGATGTGGGCATCTTTGTGGCCGGGGTGCTGGAGGACAGTCCTGCTGCTAAGGAAGGTCTGGAAGAAGGAGACCAAATACTCAGG GTTAACAATGTTGACTTTGCAAACATCATTCGTGAGGAAGCAGTGCTGTTCCTGCTGGATCTGCCCAGAGGTGAAGAGGTCACCATCCTGGCTCAGAAGAAAAAAGATG TGTACCGGCGAATCGTGGAGTCTGATGTGGGCGATTCCTTCTACATCAGGACACACTTTGAATATGAGAAGGAGTCGCCTTACGGGCTGAGCTTTAATAAGGGAGAGGTGTTCAGGGTGGTGGACACCCTCTACAATGGCAAACTGGGTTCCTGGCTGGCCATCCGTATCGGAAAGAATCACCAGGAGGTGGAAAGAGGCATCATTCCCAACAAGAACCG GGCGGAGCAGTTATCCAGTGTACAGTACACACTCCCCAAAACAGCGGGCGGTGACCGGGCCGACTTCTGGAGGTTCAGAGGTCTGCGCAGCTCCAAGAGAAACCTGAGGAAGAGCAGAGAAGACCTGTCAGCTCAGCCTGTTCAGACCAAATTCCCAGCTTATGAGAGAGTGGTTCTTAGGGAGG CCGGTTTCCTGAGACCTGTTGTGATCTTCGGGCCGATCGCGGACGTGGCGCGAGACAAACTGGCAAGAGAGGTGCCCGACCTGTTCGAGCTGGCga AAACACAGCACCCAGATGGAAGGGAAA AAAGTGAACCCAAAGATGCTGGCACTGACCAGCGGAGCTCTGGAATCATACGTCTTCACACTATCAAAGAGATCATTGACCGG GATAAGCATGCAGTATTGGACATCACTCCTAATGCAGTGGATCGGCTAAACTACGCTCAGTGGTATCCCATCGTGGTGTTCCTGAATCCTGACAGTAAGCAGGGAGTGAAAAGCATGAGGACCAGACTCTGTTCCGAGTCTAGAAAAAGCGCCAGGAAGCTTCACGAGCGTGCACTCAAGCTTAGAAAGAACaaccatcatctcttcacag CTACTATTAACATGAACAACATGAATGATGGCTGGTATGGAGCACTGAAGGAAACCATTCAACAGCAGCAGAACCAGCTGGTGTGGGTCTCAGAGGGCAAG GCGGATGGCACTCCCAACGATGACCTGGACCTTCACGACGACCGCCTGTCCTACCTCTCCGCCCCCGGCAGCGAGTACAGCATGTACAGCACGGACAGCCGGCACACATCCGACTACGAGGACACCGACACGGAGGGCGGAGCCTACACCGACCAGGAACTAGACGAGACCCTGAACGACGATGTAGGGCTGCCCAGCGAGCCTGCCATCACTCGTTCCTCAGAGCCCGTCCGGGAGGACCCGCCCGTCATCCAGGAACCCCCTGGATACGGAGGGTACCAGCCCGAGCCGTTGAACCGCATCGACCCGGCAGGGTTCAAGGCCCCTGCACCTCAGCAG ATGTACAAGAAGGACATCTACCATACCAATGAACCAGCGGAGGTGAACCGGAACCCTATGCAGCCCAAGTACGGCTCTCAGCAGCCCCTCTACCAGGAAGACAAGCCATACAGAGACTACAACCTCCAGCCCTACCACTACGACGGAGGATACATGGAACCAAAGGCTCGTAACTTGGACCCTCACATGCATTTTGACAACCGCGTGCCTCCGTATGAAGAGCAGTGGGCCCCTTATGACCACCAGTCTGGATACGACCCTCATATGCCTTATGACGACGGTCTGAACCGCTACGGTCACCCTCAGACACGGCACGACACATCTTACGACTCGAGTCGACCTCGCTACAGCAAACCCAGCACCGGACCCATCCGACACGATGAACCTCCCCCTCCCGTCACGGGGGGATACGATGCACGGCCGCAGTATGACCAATCCAGCTCTCGTTCCCCCGAGCCCCCCAAACAGTACTACGACCCCTCTCAGAGACCCTCCTACACCCAGCCACAACAGAGGGGCTACATGAACACCGAGGCCTCTGTGACCCCTCCCAAATCAGAGTCTGTATCACCGCCAGCGGAACCTGcacctcttcctcctcctccagcGGAAGCAGGGGATGACCTGGCAATGAAACACCAGTCGGTGCTGACGAGAGTCAAGATGTTTGAGAACAAGCGATCCGTGTCTGTGGACAGGGCACGGGAGTCTGCAGATTCTGGTCTTCGG CCAGTGGACATGGTGCCTAAACCTGGTGCTGCCTCTGTGCCCAAAGCCAATTCTTTAAGTAACCTGGACCAAGAGAAGACCTTCAG aGCTCCAGAGCCACAGCAGCCACAGCCTAAGGTGGCGGATGATATCATTCGCTCGGATAACACTGACCCTGATGAGGATGAGGAGTACTACAGGAAACAGCTCTCTTACTTCGACCGCCGCAGCTTTGACAACAAACCCTCAAACCCACAGCTGACACCCGTCATCAAGCCAGCTCAACCCCAGAGCCAGCCAGGGTACTACCCCAG GGCTGATTCAGTAGAGAAGACCAACCCTGTTCCTCCAGTAAACCCAGCTGTCCCACCCCCGACTCTGCCCAAACCTGCAG CGACCCCGCCGCTTGATCCACACGGATCTCCAAAAGTGAAGCCACTTAATCACGAAGACACGGTCCAGAGCAACTACCTGCCTCAGAAGAGCTTTCCAGAGAAATCTCCTGTTAACGGCACAAGCGAACCTCCAAAGCCCAACAGCGTTCCTGCCACGTCCAGCTACAACCGGTTTGTGCCCAAGCCATACACCACTTCCGCAAGACCCTTCGAGCGCAAGTTCGACAGCCCCAAGTTCAATCACAACCTACTGCCTAATGACTCTCAAAACAAGGTGGATGATGTAAAAGCCCCCATCAGTAATTCTGTGAAACCGCAGAGCTCCCCCCAGCCGGCAGATCACGACAGCGGCGTGGACACCTTTACTCGCACCATGGACCAGAAATCCAAATACCAGCAGAATAACATTAATGCCGTGCCCAAGGCTATACCTGTCAG TCCGAGCGCTTtagaggatgatgatgatgacagcCACACAGTGGTGGCAACAGCACGAGGCATCTTCAACAGTAACGGCGGTGTCCTGAGCTCTATTGAGACGGGAGTGAGCATCATTATCCCTAATGGAGCCATTCCTGAGGGCGTGGAGCAAGAGATCTACTTCAAAGTGTGTCGGGACAACAGCATCCTGCCACCTCTGGACAAAGAGAAAG GTGAAACTCTGCTGAGTCCTCTGGTGATGTGTGGCCCTCACGGTCTGAAGTTCCTGAAGCCAGTGGAGCTCCGCCTACCTCACTGTGCGTCTATGACTCCTGATGGTTGGTCTTTTGCTCTAAAATCCTCCGACTCCTCGTCGG GTGATCCTAAGAATTGGCAAAACAAATCTCTGCCTGGTGATCCCAACTACCTGGTTGGAGCCAACTGTGTGTCTGTACTCATTGACCATTTCTAA
- the tjp1a gene encoding tight junction protein ZO-1 isoform X4 yields MKYQKYITVMQMAMGVTASNKDDCIPPKRQLWVPPCSDAPAASVAAPPAATVSQGKPSLRRIKGRIHKSKSLDSIDLLDGNTTTMEETVIWEQHTVTLHRAPGFGFGIAISGGRDNPHFQSGETSIVISDVLKGGPAEGLLQENDRVVMVNGVSMDNVEHAYAVQQLRKSGKNAKITIRRKRKVQLPVTRGGDRETMSEREEEDDTEEDDFEGPARSGGASGGTSRRNERSGSAGRRDHSASRERSISPRSDRRSVASNVPPRPSKVTLVKSRKSEEYGLRLASHIFVKDISPESLAARDGNIQEGDVVLKINGTVTENLSLIDAKKLIERSKGKLKMVVQRDERATLLNIPDMDDSIPSANSDRDDISEIHSLTSNHSHERTRRSRSRSPDKRSEPSDISSQSPQQMSNGSHRSREEDRISKPAAVSTPVKIAEDALLALPTEQPGDKQIPPLPEPKPVYAQPGQPDVDLPVSPTDAPVPSVTHDDSILRPSMKLVKFKKGESVGLRLAGGNDVGIFVAGVLEDSPAAKEGLEEGDQILRVNNVDFANIIREEAVLFLLDLPRGEEVTILAQKKKDVYRRIVESDVGDSFYIRTHFEYEKESPYGLSFNKGEVFRVVDTLYNGKLGSWLAIRIGKNHQEVERGIIPNKNRAEQLSSVQYTLPKTAGGDRADFWRFRGLRSSKRNLRKSREDLSAQPVQTKFPAYERVVLREAGFLRPVVIFGPIADVARDKLAREVPDLFELAKTQHPDGREKSEPKDAGTDQRSSGIIRLHTIKEIIDRDKHAVLDITPNAVDRLNYAQWYPIVVFLNPDSKQGVKSMRTRLCSESRKSARKLHERALKLRKNNHHLFTATINMNNMNDGWYGALKETIQQQQNQLVWVSEGKADGTPNDDLDLHDDRLSYLSAPGSEYSMYSTDSRHTSDYEDTDTEGGAYTDQELDETLNDDVGLPSEPAITRSSEPVREDPPVIQEPPGYGGYQPEPLNRIDPAGFKAPAPQQKAEAALPPQPEPLAETAPPAVHVNVGALSAKDLPVTLPQGDFSHEAGSLFPASPELAHPPPLDPNQSGQPGSESKMYKKDIYHTNEPAEVNRNPMQPKYGSQQPLYQEDKPYRDYNLQPYHYDGGYMEPKARNLDPHMHFDNRVPPYEEQWAPYDHQSGYDPHMPYDDGLNRYGHPQTRHDTSYDSSRPRYSKPSTGPIRHDEPPPPVTGGYDARPQYDQSSSRSPEPPKQYYDPSQRPSYTQPQQRGYMNTEASVTPPKSESVSPPAEPAPLPPPPAEAGDDLAMKHQSVLTRVKMFENKRSVSVDRARESADSGLRPVDMVPKPGAASVPKANSLSNLDQEKTFRAPEPQQPQPKVADDIIRSDNTDPDEDEEYYRKQLSYFDRRSFDNKPSNPQLTPVIKPAQPQSQPGYYPRADSVEKTNPVPPVNPAVPPPTLPKPAATPPLDPHGSPKVKPLNHEDTVQSNYLPQKSFPEKSPVNGTSEPPKPNSVPATSSYNRFVPKPYTTSARPFERKFDSPKFNHNLLPNDSQNKVDDVKAPISNSVKPQSSPQPADHDSGVDTFTRTMDQKSKYQQNNINAVPKAIPVSPSALEDDDDDSHTVVATARGIFNSNGGVLSSIETGVSIIIPNGAIPEGVEQEIYFKVCRDNSILPPLDKEKGETLLSPLVMCGPHGLKFLKPVELRLPHCDPKNWQNKSLPGDPNYLVGANCVSVLIDHF; encoded by the exons AGAGAATGATCGAGTGGTGATGGTAAATGGTGTCTCCATGGACAATGTGGAACATGCTTATGCTGTTCAGCAGCTGAGGAAGAGCGGGAAAAATGCCAAAATT ACTATACGCAGAAAGCGAAAGGTGCAGCTTCCCGTAACACGGGGAGGAGACCGAGAGACCATGTCAGAGCGAGAGGAAGAGGACGACACGGAGGAAGATGATTTTGAGGGTCCAGCACGTTCAGGGGGTGCGAGCGGCGGCACGAGTAGAAGAAACGAGCGCAGTGGCAGTGCCGGGCGACGGGACCACAGTGCTTCCCGTGAGAGGAGTATCTCCCCACGCTCGGACCGGCGATCGGTCGCGTCCAACGTCCCGCCTCGACCTTCCAAAGTCACGCTTGTAAAATCCCGCAAGAGTGAAG AATACGGTTTGCGTCTGGCCAGCCACATATTTGTAAAGGACATTTCTCCAGAGAGCCTTGCAGCCCGTGATGGCAACATACAAGAGGGAGACGTCGTCCTCAAG ATCAACGGCACCGTGACGGAGAACCTATCCTTAATAGATGCAAAGAAGCTGATCGAGCGATCGAAAGGCAAGCTGAAGATGGTGGTGCAGAGAGACGAGAGAGCCACACTCCTCAACATTCCTGATATGGATGACAGCATTCCCTCAGCTAATTCAGACCGAGATG ACATTTCAGAAATCCATTCACTGACATCAAATCATTCCCACGAGCGCACCCGCCGCAGTCGTTCCCGTTCCCCCGACAAACGCTCAGAGCCCTCCGACATATCCAGCCAGTCTCCCCAACAGATGAGCAACGGCAG tcACAGAAGTCGTGAGGAGGATCGCATCTCTAAACCAGCGGCTGTGTCCACTCCAGTTAAGATAGCTGAGGATGCACTTCTGGCCCTGCCCACCGAACAGCCTGGGGACAAACAGATCCCCCCACTGCCAG agcCAAAACCTGTGTATGCACAACCTGGGCAACCTGATGTTGATCTGCCAGTGAGCCCTACAGATGCCCCTGTGCCCAGCGTCACCCATGATGACAGCATCCTCCG GCCTAGTATGAAGCTGGTGAAGTTTAAGAAAGGAGAAAGTGTTGGATTGAGACTGGCAGGAGGTAATGATGTGGGCATCTTTGTGGCCGGGGTGCTGGAGGACAGTCCTGCTGCTAAGGAAGGTCTGGAAGAAGGAGACCAAATACTCAGG GTTAACAATGTTGACTTTGCAAACATCATTCGTGAGGAAGCAGTGCTGTTCCTGCTGGATCTGCCCAGAGGTGAAGAGGTCACCATCCTGGCTCAGAAGAAAAAAGATG TGTACCGGCGAATCGTGGAGTCTGATGTGGGCGATTCCTTCTACATCAGGACACACTTTGAATATGAGAAGGAGTCGCCTTACGGGCTGAGCTTTAATAAGGGAGAGGTGTTCAGGGTGGTGGACACCCTCTACAATGGCAAACTGGGTTCCTGGCTGGCCATCCGTATCGGAAAGAATCACCAGGAGGTGGAAAGAGGCATCATTCCCAACAAGAACCG GGCGGAGCAGTTATCCAGTGTACAGTACACACTCCCCAAAACAGCGGGCGGTGACCGGGCCGACTTCTGGAGGTTCAGAGGTCTGCGCAGCTCCAAGAGAAACCTGAGGAAGAGCAGAGAAGACCTGTCAGCTCAGCCTGTTCAGACCAAATTCCCAGCTTATGAGAGAGTGGTTCTTAGGGAGG CCGGTTTCCTGAGACCTGTTGTGATCTTCGGGCCGATCGCGGACGTGGCGCGAGACAAACTGGCAAGAGAGGTGCCCGACCTGTTCGAGCTGGCga AAACACAGCACCCAGATGGAAGGGAAA AAAGTGAACCCAAAGATGCTGGCACTGACCAGCGGAGCTCTGGAATCATACGTCTTCACACTATCAAAGAGATCATTGACCGG GATAAGCATGCAGTATTGGACATCACTCCTAATGCAGTGGATCGGCTAAACTACGCTCAGTGGTATCCCATCGTGGTGTTCCTGAATCCTGACAGTAAGCAGGGAGTGAAAAGCATGAGGACCAGACTCTGTTCCGAGTCTAGAAAAAGCGCCAGGAAGCTTCACGAGCGTGCACTCAAGCTTAGAAAGAACaaccatcatctcttcacag CTACTATTAACATGAACAACATGAATGATGGCTGGTATGGAGCACTGAAGGAAACCATTCAACAGCAGCAGAACCAGCTGGTGTGGGTCTCAGAGGGCAAG GCGGATGGCACTCCCAACGATGACCTGGACCTTCACGACGACCGCCTGTCCTACCTCTCCGCCCCCGGCAGCGAGTACAGCATGTACAGCACGGACAGCCGGCACACATCCGACTACGAGGACACCGACACGGAGGGCGGAGCCTACACCGACCAGGAACTAGACGAGACCCTGAACGACGATGTAGGGCTGCCCAGCGAGCCTGCCATCACTCGTTCCTCAGAGCCCGTCCGGGAGGACCCGCCCGTCATCCAGGAACCCCCTGGATACGGAGGGTACCAGCCCGAGCCGTTGAACCGCATCGACCCGGCAGGGTTCAAGGCCCCTGCACCTCAGCAG AAAGCAGAGGCTGCTCTCCCCCCGCAGCCTGAGCCGTTGGCAGAgacagcgccacctgctgttCATGTAAATGTAGGGGCCCTGAGTGCCAAGGATCTCCCGGTCACCCTCCCTCAGGGCGATTTCAGCCACGAGGCTGGCTCTCTCTTCCCAGCTTCCCCTGAGCTAGCTCATCCCCCGCCTCTCGACCCCAACCAATCCGGACAACCCGGGTCAGAGTCCAAG ATGTACAAGAAGGACATCTACCATACCAATGAACCAGCGGAGGTGAACCGGAACCCTATGCAGCCCAAGTACGGCTCTCAGCAGCCCCTCTACCAGGAAGACAAGCCATACAGAGACTACAACCTCCAGCCCTACCACTACGACGGAGGATACATGGAACCAAAGGCTCGTAACTTGGACCCTCACATGCATTTTGACAACCGCGTGCCTCCGTATGAAGAGCAGTGGGCCCCTTATGACCACCAGTCTGGATACGACCCTCATATGCCTTATGACGACGGTCTGAACCGCTACGGTCACCCTCAGACACGGCACGACACATCTTACGACTCGAGTCGACCTCGCTACAGCAAACCCAGCACCGGACCCATCCGACACGATGAACCTCCCCCTCCCGTCACGGGGGGATACGATGCACGGCCGCAGTATGACCAATCCAGCTCTCGTTCCCCCGAGCCCCCCAAACAGTACTACGACCCCTCTCAGAGACCCTCCTACACCCAGCCACAACAGAGGGGCTACATGAACACCGAGGCCTCTGTGACCCCTCCCAAATCAGAGTCTGTATCACCGCCAGCGGAACCTGcacctcttcctcctcctccagcGGAAGCAGGGGATGACCTGGCAATGAAACACCAGTCGGTGCTGACGAGAGTCAAGATGTTTGAGAACAAGCGATCCGTGTCTGTGGACAGGGCACGGGAGTCTGCAGATTCTGGTCTTCGG CCAGTGGACATGGTGCCTAAACCTGGTGCTGCCTCTGTGCCCAAAGCCAATTCTTTAAGTAACCTGGACCAAGAGAAGACCTTCAG aGCTCCAGAGCCACAGCAGCCACAGCCTAAGGTGGCGGATGATATCATTCGCTCGGATAACACTGACCCTGATGAGGATGAGGAGTACTACAGGAAACAGCTCTCTTACTTCGACCGCCGCAGCTTTGACAACAAACCCTCAAACCCACAGCTGACACCCGTCATCAAGCCAGCTCAACCCCAGAGCCAGCCAGGGTACTACCCCAG GGCTGATTCAGTAGAGAAGACCAACCCTGTTCCTCCAGTAAACCCAGCTGTCCCACCCCCGACTCTGCCCAAACCTGCAG CGACCCCGCCGCTTGATCCACACGGATCTCCAAAAGTGAAGCCACTTAATCACGAAGACACGGTCCAGAGCAACTACCTGCCTCAGAAGAGCTTTCCAGAGAAATCTCCTGTTAACGGCACAAGCGAACCTCCAAAGCCCAACAGCGTTCCTGCCACGTCCAGCTACAACCGGTTTGTGCCCAAGCCATACACCACTTCCGCAAGACCCTTCGAGCGCAAGTTCGACAGCCCCAAGTTCAATCACAACCTACTGCCTAATGACTCTCAAAACAAGGTGGATGATGTAAAAGCCCCCATCAGTAATTCTGTGAAACCGCAGAGCTCCCCCCAGCCGGCAGATCACGACAGCGGCGTGGACACCTTTACTCGCACCATGGACCAGAAATCCAAATACCAGCAGAATAACATTAATGCCGTGCCCAAGGCTATACCTGTCAG TCCGAGCGCTTtagaggatgatgatgatgacagcCACACAGTGGTGGCAACAGCACGAGGCATCTTCAACAGTAACGGCGGTGTCCTGAGCTCTATTGAGACGGGAGTGAGCATCATTATCCCTAATGGAGCCATTCCTGAGGGCGTGGAGCAAGAGATCTACTTCAAAGTGTGTCGGGACAACAGCATCCTGCCACCTCTGGACAAAGAGAAAG GTGAAACTCTGCTGAGTCCTCTGGTGATGTGTGGCCCTCACGGTCTGAAGTTCCTGAAGCCAGTGGAGCTCCGCCTACCTCACT GTGATCCTAAGAATTGGCAAAACAAATCTCTGCCTGGTGATCCCAACTACCTGGTTGGAGCCAACTGTGTGTCTGTACTCATTGACCATTTCTAA